The following nucleotide sequence is from Cyclopterus lumpus isolate fCycLum1 chromosome 20, fCycLum1.pri, whole genome shotgun sequence.
ttacaaaatgtccCCGAAAAAGACGTCACCGCTGTTTGAATGTGATTGAAAAGTCATGTAGTGGTTTGACACAGGAACTGGAATCTGATGGTGTTGTGTTTCCTTTAGGTTTCCCATGAGTTCCCTCTCAACTTCAACCCAGCAAATCCATTCTGTGCCGGTATGTATGCAAACCATTGCACTGTATGTACATTTAGACGGTTATTTACATCTACAGTTGTAGATGACGTGTAGTGTGTTGATGCAAACATGATCcctactgagtgtgtgtgtgtgtgtgtgtgtgtgtgtgtgtaggcgttGAAGGTGTGGTGGAGGCCTACAGGGTGTGTCTGCCTCAAGTCAAACTCTACGGTCCCACCAACTTCTCCCCTATCATCAACCATGTAGCCTGCTTTGCTAAGCAAGCGCTTCAGCAGACCACTGCATCAGTGAGTATTTGTCTATTCACGCAATCACAAGTAAAGGAAGACTTGTCCTtccagtttattattatttttattattattttggctGAAACAATCCAGAGTGAACAGTTATTTTAATAGTGATTTTTACCCGTGCACTGGTTGTTACCCAGTTCAGTGAGACTCGCAGTAGACGTTCCGATGTGCCACCTTGGACCGGATGGCAAAGCCTCTCGGTAACCTTTTTCCAATTCTTTGTGCATACATTTCACAATGGTGCAAGAGGATTGTAAAATGGCTTGATCCAGAGCAACAGGAGTCCTTGTGATAATACCACAGTGATTGGCTATTTTCAGATGCCAGGCCCATGGTTATTAGATCTCTCTGTCCCGTAGAGGCATTAGCTTGAGTTGTATGCTCGTCAACAGCTGAGTATATGTGGAAGCCTCTGAAACCCTTGATTTCAGCTATATTAAATGAATGATAACTCCTTCAAAGTAATGCCAGTGTTGAataaattaattgttagtttCAAACAGTCATTCTATAACTCGTTTTCTTGCATTTCATGCATCTCATCTAACTATGAAGCAAGggatttctgtgtttctgtatgcTCTTCGCATATCTCCAGAGACGCTCTTCCGATCCACGTCACACTTTAGACACGCAGCACAAAACTTAACAACGAATCCGTTTGGATTTGAAACCCAGTACTTTGGTCTACAATGTATGCGTTTGGATCTTTATCAAAACATGCGTAAAGTTCAGCCATTTAATAACTGATCTACTTCCTCTGTTGCTGCCGTCTCCCTGAAGCAATACTATGTTCTGCTGATCATCACTGACGGAGTGATCACAGACATGGACGAGACGCGCAGCGCCATCGTCAACGCCTCTCGCCTGCCCATGTCCATCATCATTGTCGGCGTCGGGGGGGCTGACTTCAGTGCCATGGAGTTCCTAGACGGGGACGATGGACGCCTGCGCTCTCAGACCGGCGAGGCGGCCATGCGAGACATCGTCCAGTTTGTGCCGTACCGTCAGTTCCAAAATGTAAGTCACAgtgggggggcagggggggaaATCTGACATCTTTTCATCACACTGATTGCTTTATAGAAGATGTGAATAAGGTTTGCTTTGATTTCataaaatgttttcaataagccaatttatttctttaaagtcTGCATGcctttcaaacttttttttctgagcaTTTCACTGCATCATTTTTTGGTTTAACTGGCTTCAAACTTACACATCTGAACATGATATATAGTGTCCCGATCCAAGACCCAGACCCAGCCCCTCAGCTTAGAGCTCACTTAGCTCACCCATGTGCCTTGTCTATTTATCTCTTTTCAGGCGCCCAGCCAGGCTCTTGCCCAAAGTGTATTGGCCGAGTTACCTCAGCAAgtggcctccttcttcagtatATTCAAACTGAAGCCTCCCCATGATCCAAATCCTTCATAGTGGTACCccaaatatgtattattcatcaAATTCAGCACCACCCTCGCCTGTGCTTGGCCGATATGAATAACCGCCTCATTGCATGAATCATCACATGAATCATCGCATGAAGTGATTGcaatcctcttttctttttttttcttactaaTAACTTTTCCTAACTTTGTTTTGCTAAAGATCCATCATcagtatgagagagagagagagagagagagatatgaagCACTGGTGACCGATCTCAGAAACATATTCTTGTTTACATTAAAGGGAAAACTCCTCTGCTCAACACCAGTTTGTGCAGATTCATCTATTGTTCTGTGGTGCACCGTAGTCAACAATCTGACCACTTGCGTCTTCAGCTGTTTTCCAAAGTGAATCGAGGTTGAAGCTCGACAAAACTAAAAGGAAATGACACAATATCAGTGCTGTCACTGTTGCTCACTCCAGCTATAAATGCAGTAAGAGCAAGCAACTCCTCTGCAGGTTGCCAGAAAAAGTGTCATTGTGACAAAAATAACTCCCGAAATACATTGTAAAAGCAAAGATGGTTGGAATTTTCCCTTTTAGCTGTCTCTACCTGCATGGCGCTCTACTTCTCATTCACAAACCCTTCATTTAATCAgttgtaaactttttttttctctctctttttttgcacCTCAGGCTCCTCGAGAAGCACTGGCAAAGAGTGTGTTGGCAGAAGTACCAGGTCAGCTGGTGGACTTTTTCAATACCATGAAGCTGAGTCCACCCAAATCCACTGCTAATGCACCAGACCCTGCAGGTACCATCTGATAATACAAGGAAGAAACCAGATCCAGACCCACCTCATCTCCTGCAGATGTAGAGCAGATCCCAGCTTCGCCTCCTCACAcaactattcaattcaattcagtttattttgtatagcccaatatcacaaattacaaatttgcctcagagggctttacaatctgtacacatattaGACAAACGTCCTTCCTCAAACCTTTCACCCACCTTGAGGAAATACCAGTATCCAGCTTTGTCAAAAACGCACAATACGTCGTACATAAGAACTCCACACTCTTGACCAACCCGTGTATTTTGTGTCAAAATAGACCTAGATTTTGTTAGATATTAACATTCACGTGTGTTCATTTGAGCTGTTATTCAGTGTTACTGCATCttagaaatagaaaacaaacacaatcattCCGTCTTTTTTGTGTCAAAATATAGGTTGATTGGAAGGGAATTTGCACTTTCTCAAGTATTTTTCTAGAATAATTTTTCCCAAGATACAATTAACCTTCCCCACaggcacctttttaaaagtggCATGTGAGGACTCAGGTGTGGTTCAGGTAAAACCAGGaaaataatatacaaaataaaataatgacaaaataaaataatgacgtttcacatcaaattaaacgGCACATGAGCTCCGATAATTAGTAAGCcgttttcaaatgctccaaGTCACACAATACTAAAATAAGAACGCAAGTATCATATTTATAATTCGCCTCAAGTCAGCTCACTTGCGACCCGTAGCTACGTCCTAGCAGAAAAAGCAAGAGGATTCAACACAGATtccaaacatatttttaaaatccctCTACACCAAACCATCACCGAGATCCAAgcaaaagaacacagcaacacaaagcGCTTCATCGCTTTACGGTCGGCAAATTCTGCTTACCTTTTGAAGATTAGTTAAAGAAAAAGCATTTTCTTTAGAGGCAAACctgtaacttttttaaatttttgctGTGTGCCATCTCCATTTAAtctaaccagtaacatataggctgctatttacacatctgaagtaTTCTCGcaagtgtttacttttattatattaaaatagcCCTTGTAGTAGAGGAAATACtctctttttagtttgggtatgttatttcgagcagaggCCTAGAGAaataagttgttttttaaaaagttaagcATTCATTGTTTTCAAAGTACTCACTGAAACGGAAAGCCGAACAGCAAACACAGTTCTCGTTGCAGAAACACTGCACTGGGTATAGTTGTCTGCTGCAGGCTTTTTAATGCAGTGTGCAGTTCAAGTTACAATAGTTAGATCTTTTAATTAGGGGAAACTGGTATGACAAAGTACATTTCATAGGTTGGTGGACTCCCTCCATGTACAATGTTTACACAGCTTAAATAGCTGCAGCGCTGCTAGTAGCATAACAGCATTACCAAAGTAGCTTTATTAATGGATGCACATGCTTCCCTATGCACTCTAACCTTTTGCTCATTACTCAATGAAATGCCAAACTCTGTCTGTAGGTTATAAACCTGTGTACTCCCAGAGCTGTTCATACCCTAAGTATGAAATATTGTGATAACTAGAAAGTGGTCTCATTGTTGATTTGGTTGTATTGTGCCAGTCTTGTATGTGCCAGTTACTTTTTTGGTTACTTTTCCGGTTGGTAATTCCTGGTAAAGGACTAGCTTCCATATGTATGACATTGTATATTAGTATTACACACGCTGTCGCCATAGAAACGAGAGAGTGCTCCTTATTGAAATCTATGCACAAATAGCTTTTATTGATGCCTGATGAAAATATGAACCATTCATCTAATGTATCATGTTGTATGAGCTTTAGTGCTGTAAGAGATCGGTAATGTGCCTGTGTGTCAATATCAAGATTCCTATTAAAGCATCTCTTATTCAATAAGTGTTGAatttaacatttcttttcacaACTTTCAGCAAGTCAACAGCCTTTCGTATAGGATTTGGTCAGATAACCAGTTGAATTCCCTTCCTTGTGGTCATTGTAGCATATGGATACACATGACAATACATGCCATTGAGGATTTTAGAACATGAAGTTAGAAAAAAGTGAACAACCCAGTGGCCTAATGAGTACAACTTGAAGTACTAGGTCGTGGACTGAATTGTGAGCTTTTGATATTTGGCAGGTGAAGTGCAAGCTATTGCTGCCACCTAGTGCTAAACAGTCAAAAACGCCTTGTTTGTGCAATCTATTTGACAAAAAACATGATTGAATGAGCCGATAGTTTGATCTCCTAATAGTCACACTAGTGATAAAAGTTGTTTCTGTTATATACAGGAACAAAAACAGCCATCTACTGCCAATGACCACAACCAGACACTTTATTGTGGAAAATAGTGCAAAGACATGGTGTAGACTGATGTAATGTCGATCAATACAGAGGTGACATCACTACTTGAAGACACTCTTCTTCTCAATCTAATGACCTGTACTCAGGCAATTTGTATGTAAAAATATGCTATTCTCTTCCATTTCAGTGTCAATAACGAGACTGCATTTTTCTTCCCACTCCAGTTTAGATGCGAGACGTCTTTACTTCAGTTCACTCAGTAAATCCAGTGTGCAGTTTACCAGAATTGATTCCATGATCTATTTGTGAGCTAAGACTAAGAGTCACCCTATCTGCATACACTTGTGTAGGTGAACGCAACTCGGAGCTACAAATCCACACTGCCACGTTTAGCAAGACTTAAACATTCTCCGCCTCCTCATTTGGTGTAGAAGCCCTACACGTACTACTTCCTCAAGGAAGGATAGCGAGTGATTCTTGTATTTCAGAGCGTTGTGTGTGGCTATGCTTCCGTGTCCGGCAGGTTCTACAACAAACACAGGTTAGAAATGAGTGAAGGTAGAGCCGATCCTGGTTTTTGGCTACATGCGGTGGATGTTTTTGTGATCCATGAAATTCTTAAGGTTCTGTAGGTCGTCCCACCACTTGAAGAGGAAGGTCTCTGCAATGAGGCTGAACCAGGGTGTGATCTCCAGTTCTTTGCGCTTGGCCTTCTCTAgcatctccttcagctcctccttgcTCACATAGCAGTGGCTCTTAATCTCATTGGGGTCCGGGCTCAAATCCACGTtcttcagagagaaaaaaaaaagaagcaagatGTTATTGTCCATAATGTAAAGCTGAGAGACATCATGCAGGCACACAATCAAACATCCAAACTAAGATGGTATATCTATGATGAGGACAAAAGCAAGACCATGTAATCCAAATGGGAAATAAAATAGCAACTTGAGAAACTGGctaaaaaataattttacagAAATTGCCAGAttgaattatatttttttccttcagaaAAGGCACAAATGGGGATCAGATGCACGTTATATATCCTAATATGTAATTCAACTCTAAAGTCCAACAGCCACTACAGCACAAACCTTCTGCATGAAGAGGATGTAGTCAATCTCGTGTTCTCCCCACACGCCGTCTGACTGGGCCTTGTAGTGGATCCTTGTCAGGTAAGTCATTTCATCTGGTGTCACCTGAGAAGAGAGAATCACCACAATCCTTAATAATCCACTTCCATTAAATGCAGAAGCTGGGActtctataaacacacacactacctgttCCATGGGGATCCCAAGTTCAGCTTTAAGTCTCCTCTGAGCAGCTCTCCTCACTCCGATTGCTTCCTTCTCCTCCCGCTCACCGTCAGTATGCAAAGGGTGACTGCAGCATGTGTTTGTGAAACAGCCTGTGCACACAGACACGGGGGATGGTGAAACAGTGCCAGCGCCCATATGTAGTTTGTCCCAGTGGACCATTTGGGGATAATGGTTAAACTGGGTGGTATCAGGTATTTTGGCACCGACCTGGAAATGTGATTTTGGCATCAGACCTCTGTTGTAAGAGCAGCTTGTCTTCGCTGTTGAAAATGAACACGCTGAAGGCTCTGTGCAATAAACCTGGGAGAGCATACGAAACAATTAACCGCAACGACAAAGCTGAAATCAAAAGATATGTACTAGAAGCAAGATGGGTATCAGGTACCTTTGTCAATGTTTGAGTTCAAGTGGcagtttttctttgtgtcctcgCCAATCTTCTGGTCGTTCTCGTCGATGACGATGCACATCTCCGACAGCAGCTGGACCTGCTTCTGGTCCAGGTTATCTGTTATCTCAGGCATTCTGACCGCAGACCGTAGGTGCCTCACCTCGCTGCAGGGACAACAGTTGTAAATTCTTAGTGCATATTCACATCCAAACAGGAGTCAACACTTAATTTGACCCAACATATTCTAGTGCCACGAGCTCTTTCTAGTACTTTTGTAAGATGGATGGAAAGTAAACTCCACCTGTTGAAGAACATGACGAGATACAGGTTTAAAGCATGAGAAAAAACTAATAAGAAGAACTCATGTTAAAAAATATACTTTCATACTGCAGTATGAATACTCAAAATATTTTATTGTGGTGGACTTTTGTCTGTTTAATATGGACTAAACCTTTAAATTATTGaataatctaaatatatattcagattacattaaaaaagaagaagaagcaattAGCTGGTTCTGTCACAAAgtccaaagaaaaagaagtacaATATACAACATACAAAAAGAGCCAATCCATTTGAGAAGCTAGTATGTTTTCTTAATGAAGCACATCAACAATTAGCTGACCAATTATCCAATTTCTTCCGGACTAACGTTACTGCTATTCGGTTACTGGACTACATATAGTTTTGATAAAGCAATTCAGCTGATGTCATAGCCTTTAGCTTATGACTTGGCCACAAAGTTTACAAAGTGTGCATGCTGAAGTAACTTAATAGCTGGTGGAGCCGAATTTAAAAGAGCATATACTCAGACTTCCAGTTGCTATTTCGGAAGTGTGCAATGCAACAAATAGTTACGCAAAGCCACATTAAGTGCAcgattttgaattatttttaaataacgtTAGTATTTGGCATGACGTATGAAGCAACGACATTTATCTGGAAgagacctctgacctctggctTTGCGTGCTTTAGACTCAAACATGCGCCGTCGAGCGCTTTCGGACGCCTTAAGCTCACTAGCTTACCTTGATATAGCTCTGTAGCAGGAAGTGACAGGCTCGTAGGTAGACCGGTGCGGTAGTGCAGCAGTTCTGCACGCGCGAGGTACGTTTGATTTCAGCTTAGCGGCTCCCTCGCAAGACACCGTTCGGAGCACCGCCCACACGCCCCGCACCATCGCCTGACCAAAACACAACACCAATCACAAGGTCTGAAGGCGGGGACGTCGGTAAAAACTGGACAGGAGTCAGGATCGGAAGATACAACGACACGAATGGCCATACGCGTGTATTTGCTCAAGGTTATATACACCGACTGGATGCGGTAACACATTAGACCTTGACTCACATGctttactgtacattttaagACTGTATCTAAGAAGTATCTTCATTACTGATCGATCACTTGCTTTGTTTAGATGGACTGGTCTGTAAAACACAAAGGTTCCCAGAAAGCTTGTTCTGTTCCTCGGTTAATTGACccaattaattattaaaatcactagatttatttacaacaaagtgagttgttgtacttttttaatttagtgatTATTAACGAGAGCATGCAGTGGAACAGTGTATCGTCCCGTTCCAGCCGGAATCCACTTCGTGTTACCCCGTTAACACTGATAGTCAACACGCCATCAGACCACCGCACAGTCCGCACCACCCGGGCCTCTGACAGCTGAACATAAGTAAGCGTTATCTGCTACATATACAACCTACAGACATAGCGGTAAAGCGGCTACATTACTTACAAAACAATTCTCCCGTTTCAAGTTGAAGAATCTGCTCTTTTAAAGCATTTTGCGTTTGTTTAAGACGATATTTTAGAGCAGACTGCTGTGGTCGGACCACCGAGTTTCACTCGCTGCTTCTGAGGTCACGGGTTTCCATTGGACGCCTGAGCAACAACGTGGCAGCCCATTGGCTCACAACGTGCAAACGTTTACAACGTAATGCGGAAGTCGGTACGCCAATAAAATACGTGATGTGTCAAaatttggttaaaaaaataaaaactgtaacGTGTCATTACCGTCCGCTGTCAAAGGTCATACGTTGACAACATGTTTAGAATGATTAGCTAGTTGACAGGTTTGATGCTATATTTCATACCCTTCCCTAACACGGTATGCTAAAGGTTTAACGCTAGCTGCTGTCTGACGTACGAACGTTAGATGCATGTGCCGCAATGAACGCGATGGTGACAGCTAGCATGCGCGTGCGTGTAGTTAAGGTTTCGTTTGTAGACTTCCGTGCTGGCTGATGAATTCAGTGAAAGAGGTGAGTGTGTTTGCTGTTTGTCGTATCGGGGGTGAGTCAACAAGCCATAAAAGCAAAGTCGGAAACATATTTCTGCTAGCATAACCCCGGTAATGTCCTTATAACGTTGAATAAAAGCAAGTCGAagttctttttcctttttaaatgtataacgcTAAGCTATCTAAGCCAGCTAGCTCGTCATCTTGGCATGTAAGGATCATGCCGCTGGACTCATTAATATTGTGAATATAATGTCAGAAAGCCTGCtggaaaatgtacatttataatAGAAGATGACTGTAGGTCTGTCAGGCTTCGTGGGTTGCCAATtgcttcttaaaaaaaataaaacataaaaataatatatatatatatatatatatatatatatatatatgccttcTTCCAGACCAGACGTTTTTGCTTTTAAATCAAGTAACGTTCTACTTTTTTGTTGATAAGCAAATCAGCATTAAATTACAGGAATTGGTTTGGTATGGTTTTGGAATGATGTTGTTTCAGAGCAGAAGGaaacttctcttccttttcacacacagaaaaggTGGTGATAACAGACCGACCTGATCCACCCACCAGCCAATTGGCCAGCCTGGCCTTTGTTTACCTGCTTCTTGGGTAAAGAGGTgagcagggggcagggccaccCACGCGGTAGAAAGGATGCCTGTGGAGGGGGGCAGCAGCAGTGGCTCGGCTTCGGCTGCCCGTCACCCCAAGCAGAAGCGCAAGGCTCACAGTTTGTCTATCCGGCGCACCAACAGCATAGAGGACAGACCCCCAGGCTTCCAAAGAGGAGAAATGCTGGAGGGACAGGTGAGGATATGCACAGAAAtccatacttttttttttcttcttctcatcacACATGCACAGCTGACAGCTGTAGACACGCATTTTGATGACATGATTTGTACACATTGCCATCAAACTTTCAAAATTCgatttttcattttgttgggTGTTGAGGATGTGTTTTGTCAGTCATGAGAGTGTAGTAACAACCGGTTGAGCAGCATTGCTATTATGTTGTACCTGGTGTTGCAACATCCcatgtaatgtatttgtgagATGTAGTTTCTACCCCCCAGGGGAAAATGTCTGGGCTTTTTAGGTGGTTTTGTGGTTTTACTTTAGCGTGAACGTGCTTTATTCAAAGTGTTAATGTTGTCTCGATTTTTACATTCTCTTAACTTTTATGAACTGCCTTCTGTGGATGTGCATGCTGGTTACTGATTGCTTTTTGTTAAAACAAAGGGATCTACTGTGACTTTTTAAGCCCGTTGGGGCCATCAAGTTAGTGATTAACTATCTCCCAACCAACACAGTATTTAAATTACGCTacaattgatttattttcctccaaaAGAGATGACTGTAAGCCTTCACATGAGCACTCCTTTCCTGATGCAAAGTAGTTGTGCCAAACTGTCAAGCTActtcacatatatataatataatgggCTTGTTTAATCAAGAAGAACATCCTGGTTGTTAACTTTTTGGAGGTGGCTGTTGAATGACCCTGTTTCGAGTCATCTCTTAGATAAGCTGAGCAAATTGATTTTGAGTGACTGTcaagtgtttttagattgtatCGTCATGCATTTTCATGGAGACCAAACTGGTTAAATGAAGGACACATTTATCTTTGCCTTTTTCATGATCAAAGTATTCCATCTAAAATAATGcaatgctttatttttttattattgcccATCCCTAGTTTTGCCGTTATACTTTCTCTGCTTGACAATGTCCTTGAATTATCAGCCACTAAAACTAGAGCTCAGCGTCCATTGTCCTGTTGTCTCATCAAGTTTTAATATGGGCTGCTTGTCCAGGCCTGATTAGTCTTTTCACCAGGCTTTTTTGTCTATTGCCAAGATATGCTGGTTCTGTTTATGTACCtagttaccccccccccccccccccccccccctccccacacacacacacacacacacacacacagcacaaatccaacacacacacacacacacagaacgcTTGTGTTTCTAAACCATATATAACAATTTACTCAATACTGTCATTATTAGCCAGGGTATTGTGCAGGTTTTCGGGCCTCAAATAAGCACCGTGGAATTCATAAGTACTACTTGTTGTTTGCtaaattacctttttaaaaaattttttgaCATGGGGCGCAGACATAATGGTCAGGTGGTTAACGCCACTGTGACAAACTGTTTGTTTTGAACACGTGCCAGAAGAAAGACTGACACTCGAGTGTTTGGTTTCCTCTTCTGTCAGATGGCTAGAGAAAGCAGCAGCTCTCAAGGCACGCTGTCAAATGCAGCCTTTTGAATCCTTTGTTTTTTCATGGCAGCTTTTTACGTCCCTATGCATGCTAGTCTGGTATAGACTGGTGATCACCTGATAACTGGGTACTTCTAGGAGTTCACCATGGAGGTAAGTCAGTTGGCGTGAGTTTGAGTGCTTGGACCCTGGCTGTTGTGTTGTTAGTACATAGCTGTTGTCGTTATGTAGCCCACAATGTAACTGAGCTTTTACACAAACATAATTGGGGGGGTTGATCAAATCAGGTAAACATGTGGCTGTGTTTGACATGAGATTTATGTGGGTTGCTTTTGATTTGTTGTTGAAGTGGTGTGTATTTTGTGAGTCACTCAGATCTCTCTTAGATAATATATGGCATACTTGTTTGTCATTGTAAAATTGTAACATTTCTTGGTTTGGCTTTAACATATTCATTTGTGAACATATATTAAAATGGTCTTGAAGTTTTTCAGCacaacatattcaattcaattcaattcaatttcaattcaattcagtttcaattcaattcatatactgtatatatgacattattatatgtaaataaaaacaccacacTGGAGACGGGTCTGAAAGGAATTAAAGCGGTGACTCCTGCTCCCGACGCCAATGTGATTCCTAATGTTTAGGCCTTTGTCAGCTTCCCATCGGGTTTAACGGAGCactgtcttttctttgttgtctGTCTAGGACTCCAAGCTGCCCCCCTCCTTACGGAACAACCTTCTGGATCTTTTTGGCCAGATTGAGCGCGAGTTTGAAAATCTCTACATTGAAAACCTTGAACGTGAGTAACCTTGCTGTATTGATTGGCTAACCAGATGGCAGTGTTTTCCTACTGATGCCCTGTTACTCTGCTGACATTATAGTACGCCGGGAAATTGACTCTCTGAACGAGCGTCTGACCGGAGATGGGCAGACTATTGAGGGAGGGGACCCCACCAAGGGAGCTATGAAAACAAAAGGTACTGTATTTACTTCACAATCTATTGCACGTCTCCATATAGTTAACGTGTCAACTGTGTCTTTGGAAATTTAAATGGGAAAAtattgctgaaattgattgagTGGCTTTAAAGTGAAAGTAGATATCTCATTCCATGGTGACTCAAGTCACAGTGAAGAAAAGCCTCCATACAGAGTTTGACTAATAATCTTCAGACTGACTAATCCATCttgtataaaaaatatatttcaattaaaaatacaagAAGGATAAACAGTTGTCAATAGATTTTAAGCACCAACAACAAGCTTAACTTTAATTGCAGCGTATTTAAAAGCACACAAAGTATGACCTCAGATTTTGAATCGTGTCAAAATTAGCATGTACTACAAACGGATTCATGTTAACAGTGCAGCAGTAAGGAGGAACCTTCGGGAAGTCTTGGATTAAACAACCTTCTGGCAGATTTGATTATGAGGTCGACATTAAGCGAAACCTGAAAAGCAGTCTGACCAGGAGGGGCACGTTTCCATGGTAACTTAGGTCAGACATAATAAACCTCCTTTATTGAACAGAATTTCCTGAAAATATGCCTCGTTGGCAGATGTGAGTCTGGTTAAACAggtcattttgttttatgaacCCTCT
It contains:
- the idi1 gene encoding isopentenyl-diphosphate Delta-isomerase 1 isoform X2, translating into MPEITDNLDQKQVQLLSEMCIVIDENDQKIGEDTKKNCHLNSNIDKGLLHRAFSVFIFNSEDKLLLQQRSDAKITFPGCFTNTCCSHPLHTDGEREEKEAIGVRRAAQRRLKAELGIPMEQVTPDEMTYLTRIHYKAQSDGVWGEHEIDYILFMQKNVDLSPDPNEIKSHCYVSKEELKEMLEKAKRKELEITPWFSLIAETFLFKWWDDLQNLKNFMDHKNIHRM
- the idi1 gene encoding isopentenyl-diphosphate Delta-isomerase 1 isoform X1, whose translation is MVRGVWAVLRTVSCEGAAKLKSNVPRACRTAALPHRSTYEPVTSCYRAISSEVRHLRSAVRMPEITDNLDQKQVQLLSEMCIVIDENDQKIGEDTKKNCHLNSNIDKGLLHRAFSVFIFNSEDKLLLQQRSDAKITFPGCFTNTCCSHPLHTDGEREEKEAIGVRRAAQRRLKAELGIPMEQVTPDEMTYLTRIHYKAQSDGVWGEHEIDYILFMQKNVDLSPDPNEIKSHCYVSKEELKEMLEKAKRKELEITPWFSLIAETFLFKWWDDLQNLKNFMDHKNIHRM